One Poecilia reticulata strain Guanapo linkage group LG4, Guppy_female_1.0+MT, whole genome shotgun sequence genomic window carries:
- the aldh7a1 gene encoding alpha-aminoadipic semialdehyde dehydrogenase, producing the protein MQRCFTLTXCRHSRLLLRNKFASVRCHQSAAMSSLLINQPQYSWLKELGLSEDNLGVYNGSWGGSGEVVTSYCPANNEPIARVTQATMAEYEATVQKAREAWKVWADIPAPKRGEIVRQIGDALRKKITTLGSLVSLEMGKIFVEGVGEVQEYVDVCDYAVGLSRMIGGPILPSERPGHALLEQWNPVGLVGIITAFNFPVAVYGWNNAIAMTCGNVCLWKGAPTTPLTSVAVTKIVAEVLEQNNLPGAICSLTCGGADIGTAMAKDERVDLLSFTGSTHVGKLVAMMVQERFGRKLLELGGNNAIIVFEDADLNLVVPSAVFASVGTAGQRCTTTRRLMLHESIHDTVVERISKAYKQVRIGDPWDPKTLYGPLHTKQAVEQYLAAIEQAXQQGGTVVCGGKVMDRPGNYVEPTIVTGLPHDSPIVHTETFVPILYVLKFRTEEEAFAWNNEVKQGLSSSIFTKDMGRVFRWMGPKGSDCGIVNVNIPTSGAEIGGAFGGEKHTGGGRESGSDSWKQYMRRSTCTINYSKDLPLAQGIKFE; encoded by the coding sequence ATGCAGCGCTGCTTCACTCTGACYYTTTGCCGGCACAGCAGGCtacttttaagaaataaatttgcATCTGTTCGCTGCCACCAGTCAGCAGCCATGTCGAGTCTCCTCATCAACCAGCCCCAATATTCATGGCTAAAGGAGCTGGGTTTGTCTGAGGACAACCTGGGTGTTTACAATGGGAGCTGGGGAGGCAGCGGGGAAGTGGTCACGTCCTACTGCCCTGCCAACAATGAGCCTATAGCCAGAGTTACTCAGGCTACAATGGCAGAGTATGAAGCAACTGTTCAGAAGGCGAGGGAGGCCTGGAAGGTGTGGGCAGATATTCCAGCTCCAAAAAGAGGGGAGATTGTCAGACAGATAGGGGATGcattaagaaagaaaatcacaacTCTTGGAAGTTTAGTTTCTCTGGAGATGGGTAAGATCTTTGTGGAAGGAGTGGGAGAAGTTCAAGAGTATGTTGACGTCTGTGATTACGCTGTYGGTCTGTCAAGAATGATTGGTGGGCCCATCCTTCCCTCTGAAAGACCCGGACATGCTCTTCTGGAGCAGTGGAACCCTGTCGGGCTCGTCGGCATAATCACCGCCTTTAACTTCCCTGTGGCTGTTTACGGCTGGAACAATGCTATTGCGATGACCTGTGGCAACGTCTGCCTTTGGAAAGGTGCCCCAACCACCCCTCTCACCAGTGTCGCAGTTACCAAAATAGTGGCTGAGGTGCTAGAACAAAACAATCTGCCTGGAGCCATCTGCTCATTGACCTGTGGTGGCGCAGATATTGGTACTGCCATGGCAAAGGATGAACGTGTGGATCTCCTGTCGTTCACTGGCAGTACCCACGTTGGCAAGCTCGTGGCCATGATGGTGCAGGAAAGGTTTGGACGCAAGCTGTTGGAGCTCGGTGGGAACAATGCCATTATTGTGTTTGAGGATGCAGACCTGAACCTTGTGGTTCCCTCTGCGGTCTTTGCTTCTGTAGGAACTGCTGGCCAACGTTGCACCACAACCAGGAGGCTGATGCTCCATGAGAGCATCCATGACACGGTGGTTGAGAGGATATCTAAGGCCTACAAACAAGTTCGGATTGGAGACCCTTGGGACCCAAAAACTTTATACGGCCCTCTGCACACCAAACAAGCTGTGGAGCAGTATCTGGCTGCCATTGAGCAGGCCAMGCAGCAGGGGGGTACTGTTGTTTGTGGTGGAAAAGTGATGGATCGTCCTGGAAACTATGTGGAACCCACTATCGTTACAGGTCTGCCTCATGACTCACCCATTGTCCACACMGAAACCTTCGTCCCCATCCTGTATGTCCTGAAGTTCAGGACGGAAGAAGAGGCATTTGCCTGGAACAACGAGGTCAAGCAGGGTCTGTCCAGCAGCATCTTCACCAAAGATATGGGTAGAGTTTTCCGCTGGATGGGGCCTAAAGGGTCTGACTGTGGCATTGTGAATGTCAACATTCCCACAAGTGGAGCTGAAATCGGAGGAGCGTTTGGTGGTGAGAAGCACACTGGTGGTGGAAGAGAATCAGGCAGTGATTCCTGGAAGCAGTACATGAGGCGCTCAACGTGCACAATAAACTACAGCAAGGATCTTCCTCTGGCTCAGGGCATCAAGTTTGAGTGA